A genomic stretch from Marinobacter fonticola includes:
- the erpA gene encoding iron-sulfur cluster insertion protein ErpA, which produces MSAVQEQIAIPLFFSDNAVAKVRELVEEEENPDLKLRVFVTGGGCSGFQYGFSFDEAQEEDDTAIEKEGITLLVDPMSYQYLIGATIDYQEGLQGSQFMVQNPNATTTCGCGSSFSI; this is translated from the coding sequence TTGAGTGCAGTTCAGGAACAGATAGCCATACCGCTATTCTTCAGCGACAACGCTGTGGCGAAGGTTCGGGAGCTGGTCGAGGAAGAGGAAAACCCCGATCTTAAGCTTCGAGTCTTCGTGACGGGTGGCGGTTGCTCCGGCTTCCAGTACGGGTTTTCTTTCGATGAGGCCCAGGAAGAGGACGATACCGCGATCGAAAAAGAGGGGATCACCCTGCTGGTGGATCCCATGAGTTACCAGTATTTGATCGGCGCTACCATTGATTACCAAGAAGGGCTGCAAGGTTCCCAGTTTATGGTGCAGAACCCCAATGCGACGACGACCTGCGGGTGCGGTTCATCCTTCTCGATCTAA